The following proteins are encoded in a genomic region of Trueperaceae bacterium:
- a CDS encoding helix-turn-helix domain-containing protein, whose translation MSAGDRPSEPLTVREASAALGIPERTLRRHLARGAIRGVRLFRQSPWSIPVSEVERVARLMLIEPDWQAATLAKVADVADMANVEGAAA comes from the coding sequence GTGAGCGCTGGCGACCGCCCCTCCGAACCGCTCACGGTCCGCGAGGCCTCGGCCGCGCTAGGCATCCCTGAGCGCACACTGCGGCGGCACCTGGCGCGGGGAGCCATACGGGGCGTGAGGCTGTTCAGGCAGTCACCCTGGTCCATACCCGTCTCCGAGGTGGAACGTGTCGCCCGCCTGATGCTGATCGAGCCGGACTGGCAGGCGGCAACGCTGGCCAAAGTGGCCGACGTGGCCGACATGGCCAACGTCGAAGGCGCCGCCGCCTAG
- a CDS encoding PQQ-binding-like beta-propeller repeat protein has protein sequence MTRPVGTLGRPLAALVGGLVLACAAAGEGPAVNEPPTHLLVVDKSAGQLVGIDLASGEAAWRVDVGAGPHEVLAVPASSSPTGSPLALVSLYGRRGSPGTGVAVIDLESREVVRTVSTRPQTMPHGLALVPGTSTVLVTVEADDAVLAFDLADDSQRTVYPTGRRQPHMVVAAADGSAAFAANIAGGAVARLDLRGGAVTSAEVGAGAEGIALAPGGSELWVGSNDEDEVHVLSPDDLAPLDVLPTCAVPIRVTPVGDDLMAVTCYRDDQVLLFDAASHERRGSVSLPRGSLPVGTIATPDGARLFVAATAGGDVFEVDVASLSVMRTLPAGREPDGLALVRLGGDR, from the coding sequence GTGACGAGGCCAGTGGGGACGCTGGGGCGCCCGCTCGCCGCGCTCGTCGGCGGGCTGGTCCTGGCGTGCGCCGCGGCCGGGGAGGGGCCAGCAGTGAACGAGCCGCCGACGCACCTCCTCGTCGTCGACAAGTCGGCCGGGCAGCTCGTGGGCATCGACCTCGCCTCCGGCGAGGCGGCGTGGCGCGTCGACGTCGGGGCCGGACCGCACGAGGTGCTGGCCGTGCCGGCGAGCTCCTCCCCCACCGGCTCGCCGCTCGCGCTCGTCAGCCTCTACGGCAGGCGCGGCTCCCCGGGCACCGGCGTGGCCGTCATCGACCTCGAGTCGCGCGAGGTCGTCCGCACGGTGTCGACGCGACCCCAGACCATGCCGCACGGCCTCGCCCTCGTGCCCGGCACGAGCACCGTCCTCGTCACCGTGGAGGCCGACGACGCCGTGCTCGCCTTCGACCTAGCCGACGACTCCCAGCGCACCGTCTACCCCACCGGCCGGCGCCAGCCGCACATGGTCGTCGCCGCCGCCGACGGGTCGGCGGCCTTCGCCGCGAACATCGCCGGAGGCGCCGTCGCCCGGCTCGACCTGCGCGGAGGCGCCGTGACGTCCGCGGAGGTGGGCGCCGGCGCGGAGGGCATCGCGCTCGCCCCCGGCGGCTCCGAGCTGTGGGTCGGCAGCAACGACGAGGACGAGGTGCACGTGCTCAGCCCCGACGACCTCGCGCCCCTCGACGTGCTGCCGACCTGCGCCGTGCCGATCCGCGTCACGCCCGTGGGCGACGACCTGATGGCCGTCACCTGCTACCGCGACGACCAGGTGCTGCTCTTCGACGCCGCCTCCCACGAGAGGCGGGGCAGCGTGTCGCTGCCGCGCGGCTCGCTCCCGGTGGGGACGATCGCGACGCCGGACGGCGCGCGCCTCTTCGTGGCAGCCACCGCCGGCGGCGACGTCTTCGAGGTCGACGTGGCCTCGCTGTCGGTGATGAGGACCTTGCCGGCCGGCAGGGAGCCGGACGGCTTGGCGCTGGTCAGGCTCGGGGGCGACAGGTAG